The DNA segment CGCTCTTCCCACTCCACCGGATGTTTGTTCTTGCGGTGGGAGTATTTGTTCGCGTTCGAGTTGAATGTAGCACCGCACACCTCGCAGGAGTAGAGCGGTTTGCGGGTGTGCAGGGCGGCCACGTGCTCCTTCAGGTAGAGCTGCCGCTTGAACAGCTTGCCGCACTCCTCACACTTAAACCGCTCCTTCACGTGCACGAACTGCTTGTGGTTGGCCAGTGCCCGGCTGTTCGGGTACTGCTGCGAGCAGATATCGCACTGGAACGTTTGGCCCGCCTCCATGTGCACCAGCTGCAGGTGCACCTTGAGCGCCCGCTTGCTGTTGAGCCACTTGTGGCACACCTCGCACTGCATCTGTTTGGTCACCTCCAGCCCGAGGTGTAGCTTAACGTGCCGCTCGAACGCCGGCCGGCTGCGGAACTCGCGCCCGCAGGTGTCACAGATGTGGTTCTCCCTGTTGCCGTGCATGTTGATCATGTGCGTGCGGAGGGAATGAGCACTCGCCAGCTCCTTCCCGCAGATCGTACAGTTGACCCGCACGTGCGACACGATATGCGCCTTCAGGTGGCACTCCAACGCGTACGACTGATGGCACTGGGTGCACTTGTACGGCCGATCTTCAGGCTGCCCATGGACGCGGCTCCTGTGCACCAGCAGGTAGCTTCGGCTGCTGAACGTTTTGTTGCACTCCTCGCACCGCACCATGCTCGAGCCGACGTGGTAGGACAGATGCTCCAGCAACCGGTACTGTTTGTGGAACGTGCGCCCGCAGCACTTGATGTAGCCACGCGTTCGGTGCGTTTGATAGTAGTGTTTCTTCAGTGCGTTGAACGATTCCAGTTGCTCCTCGCACATCTCGCACTTCATGTCGTAAAACTCGCGCAGCTTTTGGTTGGTTGCCTGGCCCCGCCGCACCACGATGGgagattttttcttctgctcacCGGGCGACCTCGTGGCTGCCTCACTTTTCGGGGACCGTCCGCGCCGTGTCGTTCTCGTGCGGTCTGCCGTGTCCGTCACGCGTTTCGACCTCCGGGGTTTCACCTCGTACTCACTGTCGTCTGAATTATTGTTGCTAGCAGCGCTGCTGCTCGGAGGATTGTACTCATCCTCCAGCTTCATCCCATCGTCGAGATCACTGTCTATGGCCAGCACGTCCAGCTGCTCGTCATTTTTACAGCTCTCCTTCGGCGCATCTTCAACCGGTTCCACTTCTACGAACGGCAGGTCAAACACGTCATAGTCGGCATCTGGGGCGGGCTCTACCTTGACCTTTTCGAAATACTTCTGATGCTGGGTCGACCACAGCTGATCCTGGTTGCTTTTCACCTGCTCATGGTAGGTGTGGAAATCGGACACCCTTGCCTCACACTGCACGCACACCGTCGATGGGAATGCTTCGATTGAGGTGATCTGAAAACGAAAGGGAATCGTTAATAgcatttcgttgttttttgtaaacaaatggCCAGGCGTGCTGGAAGCACATTTCAACGCCTGCTTTCGACACCTACCGGGAAGCTGAACAGTGTTTTAAGCTTTTCTCTAAAACCCTCCTCCTCGATGGTGGCGTTTGAGCGTAGATTTTCCAGCCGAGCCAAACATAATCGACACTTTTCGTCCATCGCTGGCTGCTGTACGCGTTTGCTGTAGGCGTTTGTTTATGGTGATATGTCAACAAATGAACGATTCCGTTTTGACAGCACAGCAGCGcactaaggcccgtgtctgtgctccatcgcatgcgattttatcgcacgtgctgtcaaacgctttttcgtataatattgcgattaattggatgatttgaataatataacgattatgaaaaattaatttgagattattcctacaaaacaccacacatttagtttgacagataaaatcggatgcggcgtccgacgaaatcaaaaattttttattccgtcgtacgacgaaatcgcacgtccgacgttgtctgtcaaatcccatataaaattttgacaggccttccgataaaatcccatccgatggagcacagacacgggcctaacaCTAGTGAAAGGCGAACGTCCTTGCGCGCACGcacaccactactactaccgcGTTGCTATGTACACGCGCTATGTACATGTTCAATTAAGCTGTTTGCTCAATTAGCGAAATCAATTGCCAGACAGGTAATTTGCCACGGGGTTCCTTTATTTCAAACACACTATTAACGCCTACATTACATCCCCGGTAACGGTTGCCGCCCCCGCCTATGGCCAAGATTTCTTCGCCTCGTGGCCACGGTATTTCTGTTTGTACTTCAGCCCGGTCACAACCGTCGAACTCTTCGGGAAGGCCGACTTTCCACCGAACATCGTATCCGTTTCCGGATGGAAGCGCACATAATCCTGCTGGATGTGGAGATTTTCCGGCAGCTCTACCGAGCGTATCGCATCGAGCGGAAGTCGTGTGTCGATTGGTGTTTGGTAGAATATCGTGGCATCCTCTGGAAGTACAGAAATCGAATTGAAAAGTATTTAGTACGCTTCCAATCGTTTGTTTTCGATATTGATTCGATGGACGTGTTGCTTACCCACGGTTTGTACCTCGTGCAGCATTGAATTCGGCACCCAATGCCCGAGCGCTTTTCCGCATGCCGACAGAAATGCAAATTTCTTCTCCATCCCACCGAACGGCTTCCTGGCGTCGGTCAAACCATTCTCTTTGGCCAACTTAAGCACCTGCTCGGCAACGTTTTCCGGTGGCGTGTAGGGTTTGATTGCGCGTAAGTAGCTGccgaatggaatggaaacaaCGTTCAAATAAAGCAGTTAAAGGAGAATATTAAGCAAAATCCACTGCTTACCCTCGAGCGGAAAGGGATTGTGCGACCGATTCAAACCGCTTGCCCTCGTACAGCAAGCTCTGCTCTTCCGCCTCCGCACGCATTGCAGCCGCTTTGGCCTGATTCGCATCGCGATTGGTAATTTCTGGCTTTTTGATGCGCTTCACGCGATTTGAACTGGCATACCGGAAGCATGTGACATCCTGTAAATACAAATAGATGTTAGCAGCAATTTGCGGCTTTTGCAACCGAAGCCTTTGTGAAACATGAGCAGGTGAACGGGAACCGTTCCCGGCATTACCGTCACGTAACTCCCGGTGTGTCGCCACATTGTTCTTGAGCGAAAGCGTGCAAAACCTGTTCCCCCACAGCACTTACCACAGACTTTTGGGTGAGCAGTGCGACCGCATTCCTTCCCGCAAGTGTAGAACGAATAATGCCAGCCATTTTACGAGCCCTTTTTACGAAATTATTATTGTGTTGTACAATCGTGCTCGTGTTTTCCCGGCAAACAATGCGAGGGTTGGTGAGGtacctctcgctctaatttctCTAGTCTAGTCTAGTTGCCTCGCTTCCTCCTATAGCGATTCTGTCGAGCTGAGCTTTCACGTCCCTCATCACCGATCTCcttcctacccctcgcctaagATCATCTGACGTCTTGCCTGACacctttcgttgtgttggtgcTCTGCGGCTGCTGTCACTGAAAATGTCaagttgtgtgtgtaaaaaaacgtaaacagtgTTGTTGGCTGATCAAATTTTGGTaagttttttaataatttagttCTTAATTTTACGTAAGTAAGTGCCATTTTAGCAAAAGTAAGTGGTAGAAGTCGTGCCCAATGCGTGCTGGCTCCGTCGGAAGCGGTACGTGCATGTACCGGCGTAGGAAAGTGGTGTGGtgaacaacacagcacaagacAGCGGGTAAGTGTTATCCAGCGATTATCATGATtaagaaacattattttaatagaaTATGGCCTCTTTTAACTTGCAGATATAATGCAGAAACGATATGGGCCTGCGGCAGGTGTTTGCGACTGTGCGCTGTGTATGATTGTGTATGATACGGTAAGTTGTAAGTGGGccacgaaagaagaagaagattgtttgGTGAAGCTAGGGATTAGGATGCTAATCACGgtgtttattccttttttgcagCCAATTTTCCTCTATCCTGGAACGTGGGCTTACGAGGAACCGTTCAAGAAGATCCTCCGGAAGCTGTACGGCGACGAGTCGGGCTCTACCAGCACAACACGCTAGAGGCCCAGCCGGCACCGGGTGCCCCGATTGCGCCGTGAGACAATGTCGATCGCGCTCGTTAACAACGTTCGGGGCAGGAATGCAACCCTTCTGATCATTATCCTCTGCCTCACaatagctgcagcagcaacaggaccGAACCGACCGCACTACTGATTGCGGTCAAATTTCCTGGCAGGAGAAAAAATCCCACAAGTGAGTTCCTTCTAGATGCACTATTGCTACATCTAAATCTGTTGTTTTATCTTCCCtctaaaacaaatgttttatattCCCTCAGGTGTATCGATTGCATCGACGGTCGCTCGCTGACGGCACCAACATGCCACTGAATAACCCCGGAAAGGCGACAAACATCACGACATCACGTTAAAAGTGTTAATGTGTTAATTGAACAAACTTGATGTTAACGAGttaagtttaattttaagTGCGCTTTAAGGCATAAATCGATATGGCTAATTTTAAGTTAAGTGTTTTGacatgcacgtgtgtgtgaaggGGCGGAATAAGCGCTAAGCAAACTAAGCGGCCGCGTAGGGCCCCGTGGTCTTGAGGGGGCCCAAAAAAGGAACTCACCCCCCACTCGCAAGTTAAATTGCTGCTAAATCCTTCTCTAGTTTAGAATATTTCCCTGCTAGACGCTTAAACCAATCTTACATTTATGTGACTGATTAGGGCCTCCACTCGTATGTGCGGGTTTTGCACaacatttaagataaataaatttagTTTATATTATCATAAAACACTACGCATTTTTAAAGGGGGAATGAACATGATGAcatatatttagtttgttagAAGGTTTGTATGCACGTTCACTAGTTTATTTTATCTGGATTCTTTGCGGACTGCTTTTCGATTGCGCATGTCGCTTTGCCTCGTCTTGTGTTTTACAAACCCCAACAGCAGGGATGCGGCTAGTCTATCATTGGATTAACCTGGTGGATCTGGTAGCTTGTAGCGCACCATACTCGCCTGTCCGCGATGGGTAGGCCATGTCATACCCCTGGTACTGAACGATCCAGCCCATAGTCGTTCGCAAGGACAGCTAAAACGGTGTGTCACAGAATGTGTAACAGATGGTAGAAAATGGGTACCTGCGGGTGAGAGAGTCTGTTTCTAATGTTTTATTATCAGTTGGTGACACGTTCAAATGGATGTGCACAGATCACGGCCCGATCCTGAGGGCTCATCGTTGAAAGAGGCGCTGTCCGCATGTGATGTTCGCAGAGAGGATCTTGACACGGAACCGAGTGTGGCcgttctctctccctccccctcccgcgtgtgtttttggatggggctttctttttcttcttccttatGTATGTGGCTTTATAATCATGTGTTAAAGAAATAAACCAAAGAGCTGTTGAACGACGtttatgtgttgttttgtcGCACATTTTGTATTAATACATAAAGGATGATAATATCATGGCCGTCAttggttcaagcctcatatagACCGTCCCCTCGTAGTAAGGACTGGCCAGCCGGGTGTGTGGTACTAAAAAAAGACGCTAAAGCTTGCATTGGCTGGCATGACCAGGTATAcgacaaatagaagaagaagagaagggaaaatggaaagaagcAGTTAATAGAAGCTTCGCcagcctcggggccccaacttccatccttccgggggctagtcgctagtactctgtccatacggcatactataaaCTAGCGATCTACGAGGCCCCtgaatcggcggggccccaggcgaccgcctagtccgcctatcGTTAGATCTGCCACTGGTATGAggaatcaattaaaatagtCAAATCGTATTGAATTGTGGGTCAATTTTTGTGAAAatcagaaaagaaaataattgcgACATTTTTTAACACATGAATACATTATCTCATACGGCCGATAAAACCAGCTTACATCGGGTCGAGATCAACATTGGAGTATCACAcatgataaaaaatcaaatttccggTACGGAATTATTCCTTCACCTTCGctcgtttgaaattggcttcaTAACCGTTGATCGACATGGCGATCAAATGGCCACATCGGAAACGGCACGGAACGGCAATCACCAGCATAGCACAAATATTGCTTCAACACCAGAATTGATCGGCTCtcgcatcgtcaaggtcacaggTAAAACCAAATACATTACATATATATGTACCAATCGCCAATTCAAGATACAACTACAACCCTACCATATACCAGTACCAGCTGATGAGCTATCGCGCAAATAAGAGGAAGGGGCCTGAAGGAAGAGAGGACAGGGGAAGGCaccgggagagagagtgtgtgtggtcaaaatttttggccatttaaattttgtccaccaacaccCTTGCATTTCggagcttttttcttgccaGAAAGAGATAGCCATACACTTGACATACAGCTGTCTCGCTCATATGACATttccaaggctcgcaagctctttaatgcgagggctctggagcagtgaacttgtatggcgtgcgagccctcgcgcgccctcgcaaatcgctgtcacttGCACTGCGGGATTGTTTTCCTCTCTGACAGCGCAGGTCCGGACAATCGGGTCGGTGTTTTCAAGATACACCGACTGTCAAAAGTGCCGCTCGCGCGTCTAATCAGCTGTTCGTGAACAATAACAAAACGTTGTAGACCACCGTGCTTTAGATCGGTTTGTGGGGCCTGTTTTTGTTCAGATCGTTGAGCATTATTGATTAAATTGGaggaaaaataatgttttcacAAGCAAACAACGTGCACGGGTGATGTATTGAAGTAATAGAGCATATGATAACATTGAAGGTATGTAAAATATCTTCCGGGAAGTGCTTGGAATGAGTTTCATCATGTGGCGTGTTTGTGGTGCTTTTAGCTTACCGGATGCGTTCCACAACATTCGAGGTAAAGCAACGAAACtaaaggaaaaggaaataaGATTGGAAGTTGAAGGCCTCCTGGATGCATTCCGGTAAGtccatttcatttcttcatttagTAGGTTAGTTCATCTGTAAGCAACCTAACCACAAAACCGTGCTTGATCAGTGTTTAGAAATAGCACTAAAGAATAGCCACAATCCAGAGAAAGATGGTTAGAAAGCTTTAATAACTTATCTGTATTTAGCTGGACAGTACTATGCGGAATCTTATCCACTATCTTCccgcatttgttttgttttgttttttttttcttgtttttgtaaGAAAACCATGCTACAAGTCTAAAGTTGCTTCGATTTATAGTTCGATTGAAGCGAGAAACATTTTTCTCTCGTAAGCGTATTTTATCGTAAATCTTCCGTGGTAATCCTCTCTTTTTATAGACGAAAAAAGAAGCTATAATAATCCCCCGCAACCCTCTTCTCacacataaaaatatataccCGAGCGTACGATCTTTTTCGACCGCAGGAAGGACGGTCAAACAagatggggggaaaaaacgttAAATGTTATGTTTTCCAACTTTTGCAGATGTCACGCATTCCAAggtaacacacatacacgccgACTCCGGTGTCGGTGTACGTTTGCCCGGCGGCGTGGGGTGGAGCGGGCGGGATGCTGTTGTTGAGCAGATTGATGAGCGCGGTCACCGCGGTGTTGCTGGTTAGCGCGTCGTTCAAAGCTGACCGATTTTTTCTTTCGACCGTGCGTGAATGTCAGACAGCTATTTTTGAATTGTGATTATGATCCGGCCGGATGTTGGGCTGGTAGAAGATGGTACAAAAGGGAAGCTGTTTGAAGGCTCGTCGATTTCTTGTAAAATAAGCACTTTTGCTTGTCTATTAATTACGGGAACGGATTTCATCCGCACGATTTGTCGCACCATGCATCATTCAACTTCTCAATCGTTCGCCAGGTGTTGAGCAAGCCGGTGCAGCTACTAATGCGTTCGCATTCGTCCACCGCAACGCGTCCACATCATCGAACCAAGACGAAACATGACGATAACAAACGGCGATATGAATCGCGGCGATAAACGTTAGCAAGCTGGCGTGACCATCACTGGTCAGCCACACGCGCCACACGCGCATGGCCTTCTGTTTTGGCCCCGCTCGTATgcccacacagacacagacacacacagggcGTCTCTTTTTCCCCCGGGGGGCACAGGTTTGGGGTGGAAAAATGCCATCGCACCAGGCGACCGATCGATGGCGGTGTGCATTTGCCGCTTTCCATCCcttacgcacgcacgcacacatcagCGTGTGCACATGGGGAGGGCTGTGGCTGTGTATGTTGCTTTGGGGCAGGTTTGCTAATCAACCCCTCTGCTCTCCTCTCTCCCCTCTGCACCAAGGGATGGAGACTAGCGATGCCTCAGAGCGTAAGGAGCAGTTTTTGGACGCATTCGGTGAAGCTGCTCCCGGCGTTCAATGGCAAACTGTTGGAAACTGGTCACacgcagccacacacacacacacacgtacacacacatcaaACGAAACGCAAGATATTTGTTTTCCTTGAACCAAATCAACTCTCTTACCCATCCATGGATGAGATCCAGCGCTGGATCGACCAGATGCACTATCAGCGGTTTCGGTTCGGGCAAACTGCCATGGCTCAAGGGAGTGAGTGAGATCGACTTCGCTATTTTGCACAAACGACTTACGTTGTTTGTATCAGATGGGGTTTGCTCATTTCGGGTGGTTTGTTTGTCACAAATGAATGATTCAATATTGAAGCCTTTGCATGACGAGTTAGTTTGTCCTTGAGGAGCTTTCTTTCGGTGCATTGCTGATCGCCTGCTTGGATACTTTGCTACATGATGATCTTGCTCTATCCTCGATCGATCCTTGACGCCGAAGATcacaaaacatgtttgaattTGTCGAACTTATTTCCTTCTAGCGTTTAGACAAGTTGATTGCTAAAATACTTTCAACCAGTCAACCAGccccgaaaaacaaacaaaccattccaGGCTGTTCTATTGCCAccgttcgtttgtgtgtgcgggggCTGTGTGCAGGAGTGGAAGGGACGGGCAGCACAGTGCGCTGCAAGTGCGTGCAAGACGACTTTCGAACGTATCGAACGTGTCGACGGGGCTGCCGCCGTCTCCCTGGGGCGTGCGGTACGGCCCCGGCGGTAGGGAACGCAGGGAGGCTAATTTTAAAACCAATTCAAACCGCACAGTTTcgctcctccccccccccccccgccccctccCGCGATGCGAAGCACCCATCGAAGGAAAGGCAATCCAAGCCCCGGCGTGCGTTGGTATGGCTATCGTTCGCGCGCCACAAGCGGGGCCCGACGTGGAGCGAAGAGCCGGGGAAAGGGAAGAGGTTTATGCCAGGCGAACCACCCAACaacccagccagccagcctgtCCGGTAGCCCGCGTTTCATAACCATCAAGACGACGTCGGAGCCGacccacgacgacgacgacgacgacgacgatcgcCCCGTcgtttcgggttttgctttctGCGTTCGCGTGCGCTCGCCGTACGAATTTGGCCGTTCGTCGCTTGGCCGGGCGTTCAGTTTTCCAGCAGCGCTCGATGTGTGAGCACAGGCCCGTGAGACTTGCTTTCGCGATCGGTGCACCCGCATCACCCAACGGCGTTTAGTTGTAGTGTGTTGGTTAGTCCATCCTCtgctcttcccttttttccttccgtTCCTCCGCGGAGTCGTAAGTGTAAGTGCTTCGATCGGATATAGTGGGGTTTGCTGctttcgtgtttgtgtgttttatgctaTCGATCGATgtctccctttttttgtacCGTTCGAATTTCTACTGATTTGGTTCACGAACGCAATCCGGGATGAATTaggctttaatttttttttttggttgttaaATTTAGctttattgatttttcaaaCGATCTTCATTAGTGGTTGATGCATTTTGTgtcctgcgtgtgtgtgtgtctccctccaaaaaacgcaaaaagcGTGGTTGAtggaaagtaaaaacaaagtAATCCCACACTTTCTGGGAACGCATTAGTGGGCACATACAATCGCCGACCGATCGCACTCTCAAATCGAATCAAATCGATCGAGCCCGTAAAAAACAGTGttaaaagtgtgtgtgtgtgtgtgtgcagagtCATATGTGGTACGGGATATTGTTACGATCGCCGCTCGTGCCGTTTTGATTCCTTCGTTCCAAAATATCGTTGGACCGCTTGTTTCCATCATCGACTCTCTAGCGATCGTCAAACGTTTCTGtttgttcgttgtttttttgtggttgttgtgtcTCTTCGTTTGGTGGcccggatgatgatggttgttCGATCACGCGGCTACCCCCAGGCCCTCCCCCCTCCGGCGGGTAGCACTTTTCCTTCCGGTTCACGAAATTTCCGGGGTGAATAATCTGGCGCTTCCGATGCAGTCGATCGCCGATCACCGATCGCCGCCACGGAGCGGTTGTACGTGTACAAGTGCTGCTGTGTcagtgtgtttgagtgtgtgtttggtgtgacAGAGTGAATAGAAGTGCAGTTTTTTCTCCCCCTACCCCCCCATGGCAAAGCATAAAGTGAAGCACAGTCGAGCCACGAGTGATTGACAGTGAATTCGGAAAAGCGCCCTTTTGTCAACTGaactgagtgtgtgtgtgtgggtggtggGGGGCGGTCTGTTGCCTCGCATACATAAAATCCTATGCTGCGATCGAGTAAAGTACAAGCTGGCAgcattacacacacaaaaaaaggtaaacgaACGGTTTCACTCGCTAATTATTTAGTCGCTTACATTCATTTGTGGATCCGTTAGatgcgattttttgttgtttttgtaattGCAATTGCAACTCCTCGAGCCCGCGAGCAGGTTTTTAGTTCATCGAAACGTCACAAGAAAAATCGCGAATGCGAGGGGGTGAACGGGGTGTGCGATGGCTTTGCATGGGTTTGAACATTGGGCCCCATTGGgttggaaggaaaaataaatctatCACCCGTTTCGTGAGCATCGTGTTGGATTGGAAGGAGAAAATCGTCGAACAGTCGCTTTTACCCACCCAAACGCGAGTCGTTTTGCATCGCTAGAGGACTTAAACGTTCGAGTGGATGGTTGGTTGTGTTGGTCTAAGAtgtactttttgttttgtttttcaaatcgatttttcttgtttttttttttttttttcattttaaaggGAGCCGACTTAAGATGGTTGATGGTGAAAATGTCTGTCTTTAGTTTGGATTGTTGTTGCGAAATAAACAAGTTATTAGTTTAATGGTTTCATGTTCATGAAAATGTGTTCTTTTTAGGTTATAATAATTATGGTGTCGCGACACGGATATTCGCTTATTTTTGGAACGATCAGTAAGACTTGAAGATCATCTTTTCTTGGTGCCGTGACTAGGATATTCATACTTTCTAAGAGTATCAGTCTCTGATACTAGTTATGGTGCCGTGACAAGGatatttaattgattttcgAACGATCAGTAAGACCTGACTAGACCTTCTTGGTGCCGTGACTAGGATATGCATATATTGTTGTTTGAATAGTttatagaggctttggctccaacggagttctttcgcctcttttTTACGCAAATATTCTTCAAGTATCGTATAGCCTTTGACTTATAACTCGCTTAATCATtgttggtgccgtgaccaggatatgCATATTTTCTTACTGCATTTTAAAGCCTTTGACTCGTAACTCGCTGAAACAAtgttggtgccgtgaccaggatatttaaattttgctcATGTTTTAATGCACTTGGTTGGGTAGAATTGTTCTTATAAACAAGTAGCAACCGAAATCACACATCCCATGTGTGTTTGGGCAGATCGGGCAAAAAAACGCTAGCAACTTCGTTTGTTATGCCACTCTTTGTTTAGCGTTGTCATTCGCGTCAACTGGGACGATCGTACCATTCACACATCATCTTGTCTCTACATCTACAATCTGTCTAGCATTACCATAACCATTCTTGTCCATTGCAACGTTTTTTACCATACAGTCTTCTCTCCCCCTTGATCAAccaaacatcaacaaacaatTCCTCCTGCCAAAGAAACTGCCAATTGTTGACCCCCCGGGCAAACATTAGCATCGCAAATGAAGCTAAAATGCGAAACAGCGCCGTATCGCAATTGCGATTGAAACAATCGAAACCTTGCCGAATCCATTACGATCGCATCTTCCGACCGGCCTGGTGCCTTTGCCTTCGAAGCATaacgcatgtgtgtgtgtgtgctggtgccCTTTTTTGTGCCTTGTTGGCTTTTGTTTACCGCGTTTCGCTTGGAACCAGTTTTGAACAAACGTCTGATGATCGCCGCGATCCGTTCTGAACTTTAGCAGAAAACCCTCGCTCAGTCGCTCGCccgtaagtgtgtgtgtgtgtgtcgacgGTCGCAGGGTTCTAAAGCAGAGGTCTGCTATCAATCTGTGCATTCTGATTCATCTGCTTCCAGCCGGGCGGAGACGAGGGCTAGACGAGAACACACGCATACGGGGCAATATTTGAAATTCTAATGAACCTGCTGACTCCATCCAGCGCACAACTGCCGGACCAGAGTGGGTTGGAGATGAAATCAAACCATTTGTTACGTTcgtgcatgtgcgtgtgtgtgtgtcttcacAATGGCTCCATTAGATCGCGAGATCGCGTTATGGTGCAGATCGCCGCTTCCCAGACCCCCGGGGGCACAGAACTTGCCCGTGCGCTGCTGGCCATAAAATAAGAGCCgaagaacattttaaaacattatgCAAACGGATCATCATTTCGCCTTCACCGGTGTTcgaccaaaaaaaggggggtTCAAGGGAGACCGGGCCGGATGGATTAGAACGATTAGGCCGAGCGCTGCTGCTATGGTCGCTGAAATGTTAATCTGGGTTGGTGATTTATCACGCTTAAAATTTTCGTCCGATTAACGCCGCCGATGTTGACGATGATGCTCGgagttgaaaaacaaaatgttataTTGGGTGAAAAAAGCCTATCTCCAAACCAGGGCCGTCCTTGATGGCGGTGGTACGGTTGCTTGACATTTTGGCGAGCCTGTTGGTTGTGGTTTTAGCCTTTCACCTTTTTGCCGCACGGTTAGGAAATGTGGCCGCGAGGATGACGTTTTTCCTACCGACCGGGAGGGACATGCGATGGCTGGTGAATGTCACCGGGTGCCGGGGATCAAGGAGACGCACTAATCGCATCATTAGCGGTCAGCTCAGTGTCGTCCTGTTTGTTGTGATCTCATTAGTGCAGTCGTTGTGTTTGGGTTTTATGGTTTGGAGTGCTGCAGGATGGACCGGTGCGATAGGAGGAAAGTAATCCTTTTGATTTATGAGCGTTATttagtattattttttatagttGTTTTCGATTTATTATAGCATTTCGTGACACGATGTTTATGCTTAAAGTGTAGAGACGGCTAAAAATATATT comes from the Anopheles coluzzii chromosome 2, AcolN3, whole genome shotgun sequence genome and includes:
- the LOC120961371 gene encoding transcription factor grauzone-like is translated as MDEKCRLCLARLENLRSNATIEEEGFREKLKTLFSFPITSIEAFPSTVCVQCEARVSDFHTYHEQVKSNQDQLWSTQHQKYFEKVKVEPAPDADYDVFDLPFVEVEPVEDAPKESCKNDEQLDVLAIDSDLDDGMKLEDEYNPPSSSAASNNNSDDSEYEVKPRRSKRVTDTADRTRTTRRGRSPKSEAATRSPGEQKKKSPIVVRRGQATNQKLREFYDMKCEMCEEQLESFNALKKHYYQTHRTRGYIKCCGRTFHKQYRLLEHLSYHVGSSMVRCEECNKTFSSRSYLLVHRSRVHGQPEDRPYKCTQCHQSYALECHLKAHIVSHVRVNCTICGKELASAHSLRTHMINMHGNRENHICDTCGREFRSRPAFERHVKLHLGLEVTKQMQCEVCHKWLNSKRALKVHLQLVHMEAGQTFQCDICSQQYPNSRALANHKQFVHVKERFKCEECGKLFKRQLYLKEHVAALHTRKPLYSCEVCGATFNSNANKYSHRKNKHPVEWEERRKQQLQQPKEQQQQQQQQQEQAVSL
- the LOC120952335 gene encoding uncharacterized protein LOC120952335, coding for MAGIIRSTLAGRNAVALLTQKSVDVTCFRYASSNRVKRIKKPEITNRDANQAKAAAMRAEAEEQSLLYEGKRFESVAQSLSARGYLRAIKPYTPPENVAEQVLKLAKENGLTDARKPFGGMEKKFAFLSACGKALGHWVPNSMLHEVQTVEDATIFYQTPIDTRLPLDAIRSVELPENLHIQQDYVRFHPETDTMFGGKSAFPKSSTVVTGLKYKQKYRGHEAKKSWP